The stretch of DNA CCTTCAATTCGGGCATATCGCTCATTTCTGTCATGTAGAGCCCTACGACGACTAGACTATGGCACCTTGGGGAGCTACTCCACCTCCTACCCCCACCACATGCATCCACCGATGATGCTACATTGAATGACGTGCCTTTGCAGCATGTGTGCATGGTGAGGGCCGAGTTGCTTCGCATTGAGCTTCGCGACTGCCTTACCCGTGCTAGGAGTGTTTTTgtgagagcggaggccgctcttGGCAAGCTCTAGGTTGTGCACGTTGTGCCTTTGCTTCAGGTTGTTTTTGTTTCTACGGATGAAGGGGAAGTATTCCACTATGGAGGTTTCTCCCCACGTGCTAGATCTTACTCGTCGTCGTTGTGCCTATGAATGTTAACAAAAGTTAACTGAATCTTTGGATAATTTCTGAACCTCACCTAGAGTAGAAGCAATTTCTGATCTACTGTTGCTGTCAATTTCCTCAAGATAAAAGAACATTATTCAGGAATTTAATATGTCATCACTTTTTTTTGAGCTGTCAGAGCACCCACAGGAGGAAAAGCTTTCAAAATGGTGGGCATTCACTTGTAGTTTTTCTTCATGCAGATAGGCCTTCCAACTTTCCAAGATTCTTACTCTGGGTTAATTAATTACACAACATACAGAAGTAGAGTCATGTTGCTGGTCTATTGAGCATAAAAATAAACTATGTATAAAAGCAGGGTTGTTAAGCCTATTCTCTACAAGATTACCTTCGTAGAACTATTACACACGATCGAATGTGAGCACATAAAGTGAACTTTCCAAGATTAAGTTAACTTGTGAGAGATACTACTAGCATCTTCTCTGCATCTTCAGTAAATTGTCATTTGGCAGTTTAAAAAAACTCATAAAGTGGAGTAGGAGCATAAAAAATTCAGGGGAGTATATGTTCAGTACTGTCATGGTCACTACTGTTATGATCTCTACTGCCATGGTCTCTACTGCCATATTGTacaaagaaataaaataaaataacaatGCTTGCAAATTTTGCAAGCACTAGTTTGGAAAATGAAAACATACACTCATGTTTCAGTTGACAGTGACAAATTTTGCAAGCACTAACTTGGAAAATCCTACTGCAGTTTACTAAAATTTCCTTGATGTTCATGGAATGTGCTTCCATCAACTAAATTTCCTTGTTTCTAAACTGTAGCATTAAAATGATCATGGTCTAAAATGAGAGAAGGAAAACATCTCTGAAAACATTCCCAAATCCTTCCTGACAGAAAGACAGAGAAAAGACAGCACAATAAGATTACAAAGTGGCTTACATAATGAGCGCAGGGTGAAGGTCTTCACATGCAAACCTGCATCACATAGCTTTTGTTTTCAGTTAACCAAAATAACAAAATGTGGATGTCTTAACAGTTTGCTGTCAATTTTCGACTGAGTTTACTGAACTTGTTAATTTTACTGAGCAAAATCCATCACTAGTGACtgaatttttattttatttgaatttatttgGAATAATGTCAACAGGGATACTACAAGGACTAACAAGAAGTTGCTCCTGTAGAATAAAGATCAGGAGCAAATCTGCTCCTACAGAGAGGAAAACAAAAATAAGCATCAATAATTGGCATGTTCTGGTATTGATCTTAGCTTATTTGAATTAGTTAACATTACGAATTGCATATACTAAAGCAAACTTGTGACTAAATTTTTGTATAGTCACTTTTGACTAACTTTATTTGAGTTTATTTGGAATTATTCTTCTTCTACTCTTACTACTACTGTCAACATTCAATTTTGACCTGGAAACAGGGGGACTAGGTGAAAAAAAAAATCTACTGAATTAAATTGATTAAGTTGGAATCTCTCTTTTCTATAGGAGTTAACTGAATTTTGTACTGAACCCAATCTACAGGAATTGATTGAAATAGTGAATGCATCCATGGATGATACTACCTAAAACATGTAAGCAGAGATCTACTCCAATTCATGAACAGTAAACTGTCCCAGCGATGCACACAATTGAGCACACAGTAAACTGAATTCATAGACTGAATTTTACCGAACTTGGTAATTTTACTAAGCACACAATTGAAGTGCTTGTGCATTTAATCTCCACTTCTTTTCTTTTGATAGTGAAATTCAATCTGAATTTTGTAAGCAGAGAAGCAATGTAGTGACTGTACTCCAAGTTAAATTCAGGCAATGTGTACACAAAGTAGTGACTTTGTCACCAACTGAACTCAATTATCACCAATACTGTTTATACTGAATTTATACTGTATGTTTATCTACTGTATGTTCACCAATACTGGAAGCATGCAAAGTGCAAGGCTAACTGAATCTATACTGTATGTTCATCTACTGTAGTCCATCTCCATGGCTAACTGAAATTTGTCAGTACTGTACTCGTACTCCATATACATGGCTCACCTGCACCAAAAGAAGCAGCATCCATTCCTCTGCAATACTCCATTCCTCCTCCAATTTCTGCACAAACCAATCGCTGCAAAAAATCAGCTCACCTGCTTGCTTCAACAGACAGACATCACCTGTAAATTCAGAAGACAGACCTGCGCTGTGGGCGAGCGGGGAGCAGAAGCAgaagcggcagcggcggcgctgGTGGAGCCAAGAGTGCAGGTCCTCCATCATCAGCCCACCAGCTCGAGGAGCAAGATGAGCTGCTGGAGCAAGTCTTCGTCTTCCCCATGCCCTGGTCGTCTTTCCCATGCCACCGCCGCCGGAGCTCGAGGTCTGGAGGAGGTGCTCGAGGACGAGGAGCGGGCCATCGAGCTCCGCCGCCGGAGCTCGAGGTCTGGAGGGGGTGCTCGAGAACGAGGAGCGGGTCATCGAGCGCCGCCGACGCAGCCGGCAAGGCACGAGCTTTACAGAAAAGGAGATCCCTTCCCTCTTGATCTCCTAGTGCGGACGCAGAGAAGCGGCGAGACGAGGGGGAGAAGGCGGCCGACATGCGGCGAGGCGACGGAGCAGGCGGCCGGCGCGTGGCGAGGCGACGGAGCAGAGAAGCAGACGGAGGGAGGGCTGCGTAGTTTGTCGGGAGAAAGGGGAGGTGATTTTCGCAAAATGTCGTCAGGGACAACTTTtcccgaacggagggagtactagttatGTTAccccactatggccagccttataTAGCTTTGCTACGAGGATCCTGGGCCGACATGTCAGTGGACCAATGGCACCTACAGTACGTCAAGGGATCTGTGTCCATATGAGTCCTCGGACCCTACCATTGTTAGAAAGAAATCTTTTGCACTTGCATCTCTACCCCTCTTCTTAAACTACTCTACAGTTCAGTTCATAATAAGAGTATACCAAATCCGGTAATGAGTCATGACCGCTAAATCAATACCATAATCATAGCGCAGACTAACACATGATTTTGATTGGTTCATACGTCTCCGTACATGGAATGCGTACGCAGTCAAATGAAGCCGCCGAGGGAGAGGCTGAGGGTGGCCTGAAGGTCGAGCCGCCAGAGGTAGCCGCCAGCGTCTAGCCGCCACACGTCGCACGGGGCCACGAGGGAACCTCGGCGAGGGCATGCGTACGGGACGCGCACCCGACAGGTGAAACCGGCACAGGAGCCCCACGCCGGCACGGGGGCGCCATCCTTGGCGGCGAGCACCACCCGCACCTCGGAAGCGGCCGCCGACGGGGCCATGGCTGCGTCTACGTCCTCCCTACCGGACACTGCCCGGTTGAAAGCCACGTTTGTCCACGTGACGCGGCCGCACTGGTCGGACACGAACGTTGGGGCCTCGTCGCCGCCGCAGGCCGCAGCGTACGGCGCCTCGCCGTCGCGCCAGATGCCTGTGACGTCCTCAACCGTCACCCAGGACACCGCTTGCCGCAGCGCCTGCGGCGGCAGGACCAGTCCGGCAACGTGGGCAGGCGCCAGATTCGCCACCGGCGCCGCCCCACCGAACCCCTCCTCTGCCGGCAGCACAGGCATGAGCGGCAGGGGTGGAGGAGGCGACGAGTCGACGGACGTCAtccccgacgaggaggaggacggcgaggACAAAGGCTTGTCCTGCACGTAGTCCAACTTTTGCGTCGTCGGTGCAGCCACCGTGGCCTGCTTCTTGGGCTTCCGTCCCCTCCTCCCGGTACCCCCTGGCCCTGCAACCGCCTTCCGTCTCCCCTTCCCCTTCCCAGCCGGCACGGCCGGCATCGGCGCAGGCGCCATCGCCGCCGGCTTTGGCGCGATGGGCCTAAACTTCAGCATGGCCCTTCCCATGTGCCACCCCTGGCCTGCCTGGGCCCCGGCTGCGTACCTCGGCGCCAAGCAGCACCCTCCCTTCCTCTCCATCATACACCAGACGCCTCGGTGGAAGCAGAAGAGAACGGCAGCGACTAGTCTCAGTTACGCTGAGTGCTACTTTCTCGGCGCGGTGCGAGTAGACCACGGCGGCAAGCAGGTTGGTTTTATACAAGGACGCGCAAGGGACACGCGTCAGGGAGCACAGGTGTCGCGAGTGGGAGCGGGATATGATTGGTCTCGCGACACCACCTGGCCCCCGACGGGCAGCGGCAGCACGTGAAAGGCCGCGACCCCATTGGGCGCGCTCGCCATGGCTGCCGTGGCACGCAAACGGATTAAATATCTGCTAGGAGTACCAGACTAGCCAGTAAGAGAAGAGATTTGTACTAGCGCTAGCGCGACGTGTCCCTTGCTTGCTGCCCCATCCGTAGAACGCAAGAGAGCGCAAAAGGCGTGATTCGCTTCGGCCACAAGTACAAGCACGCGCACCTCACTGAGACGTGGGCCCGACCGAGCTATGAGGTCCACATGTCTGTAGGACGAAGTTTGaggttttgcgtgtgttgttgcTGCGGGTAAAGGTGGCGGTGGTCGGGTGGGTAGAGTGGGGGTGAGGATTTTGGACCAATGGGAGTGCGTCCAGTGTGCAGCGCTTTATTGGTGGGGAGGGAACACGTAGAGCGGTCAGAGGGACCGTCTGGAAGATCGATGGCTCGTGGCCCCATCGATGCTGCTTTTTCTTAGGGAAAGGCATGGGGCACCAAAACTACTAGCCCCACACAACATGGTCCAAGTCTCTAGACTAGTGAAAGTGAAGTTGTTGTACCGTGCGTGCGTTAGGCATACTCTCCAGTTGATGCATCGGCCTACCCTAGGTCGGCGCAAGCATTGCGACTTCCTACTTGTCAGCAAAATCAAAGCTACCTTGCTCTCGACCCATACGTTGCGGCCTATCACGCAACACTTCGACAGCCTGGCCTATCACGCAACACTTCGACAGCCTTAATTTTTACTCGGTTTTTCTTAATCGATACAGGGCTTCAGGACGGTGACTTCCAAAAGGGCATACATGGGACGGCAAGGGTAGTTCTGTAACTTTTAATCAGCACAAAGTCCTCATTGTAACAGCAGGCAAACAGCCCATTCTATAACGAGTTACAAACATGAGAAGCAGCATACAAGATACAACTAAGACAACCACAAATCGCAAACCTGCCTTTTGTTAGATAGTACCTCCTTGTCATGTGGTTATCTGAACCATCCTGTTCTCTATAAAATCTAGCAACAGAATGTAAAAGTCGACAAACAACAGTCACTATTTTACAAGTCATTTCCAGAGCTTGACAAGCCTGTCATGACTAACTGAGGCAACCTTGCCTGTTGCGCTCGATGCTGCTAGGGCTGCAATTAAACCGTCATGAGCATTGTTCAAGGTCATGGCATTCTTCTCCCTGATGTCCCAAAGTTCCAAGGACTGCACCGCAGAGTATAGCAACACACACTATCAGCATGCTCACAAAATGGAATTTCTTCGCTTAAGCTCAAATGCACCCTCATGAACAGTGAAGTTGAAAAGGCATTTCTACTGCGCTAGGTGAAAAAAACAAAATTGATGCTCCAAAAGGACTATTTTTTAAAGCATTTTAGAGTGCTATTTTGTTATTTTTGCCCAGACCTCCACGAATGTGACTTCATCACCAAAATGTGCATGAAGGAAGAAGACTAAGATCAAGCCCAAATTCAATTaattttctatttatttttttcctGTTCATAGAGGGGCATTTGGGCTCAGGATTCAAAGGGCACTTTCGAAACTTACCTCATAACAACCAATGACTAGCAAAGAAGGGTGAGCTGGATGGAAAACACATG from Triticum urartu cultivar G1812 chromosome 3, Tu2.1, whole genome shotgun sequence encodes:
- the LOC125544195 gene encoding uncharacterized protein LOC125544195; translation: MMERKGGCCLAPRYAAGAQAGQGWHMGRAMLKFRPIAPKPAAMAPAPMPAVPAGKGKGRRKAVAGPGGTGRRGRKPKKQATVAAPTTQKLDYVQDKPLSSPSSSSSGMTSVDSSPPPPLPLMPVLPAEEGFGGAAPVANLAPAHVAGLVLPPQALRQAVSWVTVEDVTGIWRDGEAPYAAACGGDEAPTFVSDQCGRVTWTNVAFNRAVSGREDVDAAMAPSAAASEVRVVLAAKDGAPVPAWGSCAGFTCRVRVPYACPRRGSLVAPCDVWRLDAGGYLWRLDLQATLSLSLGGFI